A segment of the Trifolium pratense cultivar HEN17-A07 linkage group LG7, ARS_RC_1.1, whole genome shotgun sequence genome:
GATCGCTTGTTTGAGTGCAAGAGCTATTAGACTGGAGAAGAGAAAGGAGCTGAAAGAGTAGACATGAAATGCGACGAGATTTTCGGCGATGGCTTTTGTTGGAGTGCAAGAAGGGTTTGTGTTGAGGTTGTTGGAAGGATCGTTTGGGTTGAAGGATAAGCCGATGAAAACTCCGAGTGTGAAGAGCGAGTTTACGTTTGTGATTGCGTCTAAGGCGGTTATGTGGACGGAGGTTATGGAAGATGATAGTGACATTTTTGTGATTGCAGTGTGTTTGTTGTAGGTAGCTGGTAATAACGTGTTGTAAAATGCTAAAAAGTGGCTCGGGCAGGCATTGGTATGGAAATTTTATCTGTTTTAAAATGTATAAAGTTATTCTCTCTGATCATTatttttgctatttatttttttttttagtatgcttaacaaaATGTTTcagggacactgtttagcattacCTAGTAACGTTTTATCGAATTTGTGTTCTTAACTTTACCAAATTGTTAtggttttgacttttgagaTTACCGTTTAAAATGAAGATTCTTATTCATAATGACATGTAAAGGgcatttggtctagtggtatgaTTCTCGCTTAGGGTGCGAGAGGTCCCGAGTTCAATTCTCGGAATGCCCCTTTCAgatgttatttttttgtatcattTTCACTGTTTTGGTGAAATTCTCGGAATGCTCCTTTTTAATGTTACTTTTATTGTAccatttttcacttttttggtGAAATGTCATCATGCATGCTTTGCAGATGATGTAAAAAGTTGCATCTTACTTTTAACTCGGTATGCAAGTTGCATTGAGCAATTTCAAGTTTCAAATTTTGAACAGACATTCTAATGTTCCAAAAAAGCATTTATGAGTTGTGTCCTCACTCATCAGGAAGTCTTGATCTACCAAGTCTAGATAGTTCAAAATTGTTCATAACATTAGTATTGTCTCATATCAACTTATACTATGTTCTTATGGGATATGGGATATGAGTTGAATCTTTATCAattgaaataatttataaatgttttttgaaACGGTTAATGATGTtaagacaattattttgagatggATAGAGTGttatcattatattatataagtgGAGAACAAACTGTACACCATTATCTTCACTCGTTAACTCCTTTACACCAACCACTAAATCAGGGATTCGGATCCTCTCATGTTGATCCTCTCTTGCTGTCTGTCATGCACTAATTTTGAGGCGGATAGAGTGTTAtcattatactccctccgtcccaaaaagaatgatccattttgaatatatgcactattcatatatattgttttgaccatatttttctactaataaataaaaataaatattaacatataagatgttgttagattcgtctcgatgagtattttcaaaatatcaattttttataatttttactattatacaattaaagatattagtcgccaaagttatgcattggcatgcgtgtttcggtcaactgggtcattctttttgggacggagggagtattatataaGTGGAGATCAAACTGTACaccattatcattattttaAACTATAGAATATGGATAATCTGTCACTTATTGGTTTGGTATATAATGATTTCATTACATCGGTCCAAAAGGCAAAAAGAAAGATGATCTCATCCAATTAATTGCTGAAATATCATTTGAACCTGATTTCAAGcatatttaaattcaaaaatataaacaCCTACTACATCAGAATTTAGTAATAATAACTATGAATTCAAATTCTcaactaccaaataaaatacaaatgaaaggggaataaaaaaaaaattaatagtaaatGTTTACAAGACTTTTGTGCTCAACCAAATTTCCTTCCCCTAGGAAACTGTTTGTGTCTCAATAGATAACCTTGTTATTTTGTCTTGTTTTTCGCAGCACATGTTTCCTTCTGACATTGTTGTTCTGGTTGTTCTGTTTTCTTGCTACCTGGGTTTGAACAATTAACCTCAGTTGAATTGGTACATGTCTTTGTTTTAGTCTCAACACCAAGATAATTTGACAATGCTCTTCTCACCCCAAAGCCGCGACGCTGAGGTTTTATGTTGTTGacattgttgttgttattgttgtggAGGAAAGGAGTTCTCTCCCCTCTTACAGGACTGATCAATGGCACAGGCGAAAACTTAGGTGTGCCAAATGCTGCTTTGTGTGGAGTGCCTGAGACGGACACTGAAAATGGACGCGAAATCTTTTGCTGAGAAACTATATTAACTGTTGTATGAGGAACCAATGCAAATTTATCTGAATGTTTTGTCAAGTCATCAACGTATGACAAATCATCGATGCGTGACACAATGTTGAAAGCCATGCTCTCCAAAACTCTAGAGTAGCTTTCGAGAATAGATTTTCCAACATCCTGAAAAGGTTGAGTAAAATTTGTCGATGTTAAAACGAGCATAAGATTAATCGTGTAAAAATAAGATATGTATAACAATTTGTATAGAATTGGAACCTTGTTGCATTGGATCTTGCAGGTATCCAAGGTAGTTTGTGTTAATCCCGGAAACCGATGCTTCAATGAATTTAGAATGTTTTCAGCTCTATTAGCTAGCAGTTCTCTCTTATCTCCATCAAGCATGAAATCCTTGACTATCCCCCATGATGACTTTGTAGTTGAACGGTTGGGACTAGGGGATGATTTGTGGTGAGATCTTCGACGCCATACATAAATTGCAGCTTCTAAACGGTTTGCAATCTCAAGTGCAGTATGTTCAGAAGATAGGTCTAAGCAATCAAGCAGGCACTCTGAGGAGAATTGATCGGATGTGATGTATCGGTAAATAAAATCTCCTAAGCAAGTTCTTCCATTCTGTAAGTAAGGACATATTAGTGAAAACTCAGATTAATGTTGAAAACAACGCCATAAAATTGACAGAAGAATAAGTAAAGAATATTTCAATGGAGGTGGTGTTCATAATAGTGTAATTCATCTCATACACTTTATTTGGCTATTTACCGGAAACAAATTCCCTGCAGTAACTGTGTCACGTAGTTACTGATCTCGACTGTCCGGTCTAAATTAATGGTCGAGATTGTTTAATATTGATTTAATGAatgtatattttgattttttgaacAGTCCAATCTGAAATTAATGGTCGAGATTGATTACTGTGGGTAAATCCGGATCCCTATTTATCTTGGTCATAAAATGGCATAGGctataggaaaaataaattatgttagaAATAAGACCTTAGGGAGTGTTTCCAAATATGACTCGGGAACTTCCATTTCGGCCAAAACAATGCTGTTGATAGACATAGCTGCTTTGAGAATTTGACTAGCACTTTCTCTTGAGTGATTCAAATTCTTTCTAGAGTTCTCACTGAGACCTTCAGGGGGAACACGGGGTACGGGGAGCCACCACTTCTCTTCTTGCCGCTGAATAGACTTGCGAAAAGAGCCCGAACCATCTGCATCAGCAGCTACAATTCCTTGATCAACATACCAAAATTCGGTAGCCGTGAAACTGTCTAATATTTCCTGTGAtcaaagaaaacataaattaatcAAAAACCGCAATCATCCAACGATGTCTTTACCAACTTCAACTACTAGATTTCGATGAAAAAACAAGATTTGGTACTCACTAGTAACATGTTATCAAGTTTGCGAAGTGCTGGAAGGTTGATACAAATATCTGTCCTAGGCCTGCAAGTCATTACCTGCAATATGAACCATATTAGAAACATCAAAATTCATCAAAGTTTCAGCATTGGAATTAAGATTTAATGAAATTTTACCTCGAGTTTCTTTCCATCCGGAAATGTTTGCCAAGAAGGTATTAATTCAACAATGTGATCACTAACACTAAGAAGCCATTCCATTTCTCTCTGCCACATTTCTTTCTTCTCACATGGTAGTGGTTCTAGTCTCCATAGTTGCCCAAATGCAGTAGCTACATGTTgcataaaattcaaattgaattaaataaattataaaacttaTACTTAAGTGTGTGTTTGATTCTGCAAATTGATTCTGGTTAACAGTAAGTTGAATGTAAagtaatttatatttgaaaacgttcatgtaaaagtgagttgaaccgTACATTCAAGGCTAAAAATTAATTGTAAAGAGTAAAGACAAACTTCAAATTCTAGCTTCAAgatagaatcaattctggaggcaaaatcaattctacttaaaaacattcaaacatgtcaaaatcattttgaattttgaatcaTTTTATGAATTACAATATATAGATCTATCTCAAGAACCATACCACATAGATTAGTAATGGCATTAGAAATTGCCAAAGCAGTGCAAACCCCTTTTCCTGAACCTGACATATCTTCACCAAGCAACAATTTTGCaaacctttccttcatcatatCAACATCTGTTGCAATTCAAAAAACAAATCTAATAATTAACAGCCATTAAttaaactagtaatagacccgttaaaaccagattaaaaaaaatctaacctgAGATTTTTAAATCAATGGTGGTAAATTTTGAGTGTTCCAATTTAGATTTGTGCTTATTTTCTTTCTCATCAGAATTTAAACGCTTTGAATTGGAAAGTGTGGCTTTAAGAATAGGCCAACCAAGAGGAGTATTAGAAGAAAACCCATTTGATTTAGCTTCTTCTGAAGTAGAAATTGATGAGCTAGAATTAGATCCATTAAAACTAGTTGTTCTAGACTCAACACTTGAATCAGTGAAACTAGAAAGAGAcccatcaatttttttttgagaattttGTGATAAAGTATCCATCTTTGAGGAAAAAAATAGGTAAGAAAAGTTTTTGAATTGAAAAAGTGAAatgggttgttgttgttattactCAACGGGAAAAGAACATGTTTTGAGAcaagtttgaaaaaatataggTTGTGTTTTGTTTAACTGTTTAAGGATGTTtgaaaggatttgtgatgaTGGAAACGTGTTGCTTTTTAGGGAAAGGATTGTAAGATTCTTCTTAGAAAGGGTAcacactcactcactcactctcaCACACAAAATCTCTTTCTATCTGaaaaatttgatttcattttcaaAGTTTGAAAAATGGTCCAAATGCTAACGTCTCTATATTTGAAGACTGAAGAGTGTGAGAGTAGGACTAGGCTGGTAATGAAAGATGTTAAAATATTGGAATTACGTTTTTGTCCTTCATTTTCATTCATATTATTCCTTTTTCATATGATAAATATAACATACGGTGTATATTGTCACactttattcaaaaaaaaaaaaaaactaattgtcACCATTACAGAAAATAGTTTTCTCATAAGGTGCGTCGTTTTGAAGTTTAATTGTAACTTTAGTCGTCACATATCGTTTTGAAGTACACTATTTAATATAATGTGCAAGTTATTAGCTGTCACTTTCatttatgaaattaaaatttatcaaTGGTAATTAAATAGGACTAAttactcaaaaaaaataaaaaataaaatcaaacgtTAGTTGGTCCAGCGGTGATTAACGTTGTACTTAGTAAGGAGAATCGCGATTTGATTCactgcaactgcgatcggaagggggCTGGAAGTATTTGTTACTGAATACAAAGGTGTTGCTAATGTGATTTCTGAATCTTGTTGGCTACGCAACCGACTCATGGAGCTTCATTTTCCACTTTCTCAGGCTACTTTGGTGTACTGTGACAATGTTAGTGCAATTTATCTTTCTGGCAATCATGTACAACATCAGCATACTAAGCATATTGAGATAGACATTCACTTTGTTTGAGAGAAGGTCGCTCGTGGCCAGATTgctgatatttttaccaaagGCTTACCTCGAGCTCTTTTTAATGATTTCCGGACCAATCTAAGCGTTTGTGAACCTCCCGCTTCGACTACAAGGGTGTGATAGAATAAAATATTCTTCCATTTAAGTATAATTATGTTTGTAATTATTTTCCATTATGTGTAATTGTTTTCCTATGTTTGACTTACATATTGTAACTTGTTTATATCCCTTAcactattttgaataaaatcaAGACATTACATTATTATCTGTGTTTTACAAGGATCCTGCAGGACCTCGAAGAAACCGACCGAAGTGAGCTATTTTGGTTGAGGCTTTGGATAGTGTGAGGGCTCTTACTCGCCGTTGTTAGGCACCTTAGCTAGATTTCATCGTCTTTACTTATGTCTTTCAGTCTTTCTTGTTTTATGAGCGCTCTGCGCCTTTTGATGTAATGAAGAACGACTTATATAGACGTTTAGCCATTATGtgtatttaaatatattttgaaagtaCTTTTGCTTTATCTGATTTTGTCCATTTAATATTTACCACTACGTTTATTGATCGTGGCTGTATCGCGGCGAGGATGTTGCCCGCCGCATTTTCTTTTTGCTGGCGAAAGCGTTACTCACTGTATTTCTCTTCGTTTGGCGAGAGTGTTGCTTGCCATATTTTACTTCCTTTGGCGAGAGTTTTACTTGTTGTATTCTACTTCATTTGGTAAGAGTTTTGCTCAACATGATAGTTTGTTTCACCAATCTTGTCTGTTATTCAAATTCTTGTAGGCTTTCTTCGTAATCCTTTCCCCCAAGCATTGTATCCGATTGTTGAGCATGAGACgctttatgaaagaaaaaaaacttgggCGGGGGCTTTTCGCCCATGGTCATTACACAAAACTGCGCATTTTAATTAGCTTGCCCTATCACCATTTCGTTTTCCAAGGTAGGAACGTCACTTTCCTTGAGTCGTGCACCTCTTGATGTCAGTCGTCTTTTCATTACCCAAGGGTGACATCATTATAACGCATCGTTTCGTGTGTTAGGTGTTGGAAGGGTTTACTTTCtctttacatatatatatatatatatattgttgataTATGTTCTTTGTTATCTATTCTATCTTCTCATTCTCCCTCGACAAACTTTGCTCATATCTTGCCTTACTTGGCGTTGATTTCTCCGTTTAATCTGAGGTATTGCTTAGTCCCTCATTGCTAATATTATGCTTTTTTCTCtttactattttttctttctctctcctccaTGGTTATTCTGAGGAGTTTGAGTGACGATGACAAGGTTCCAGCCTCCCCTCCTAGAGTTCCTATTGTCGGTCTGTTACGGATCTCATACGGCGAATAGAGGCTTGGTACCCTTTTAGGTTTCTCAACTGAGTTAAGTATCACATCTAGGTCCTTTGTTTTGGAGAGCGGATAGACTGATTCTAGTAGTGACTGTATTGTGATTTCTGCTTTTGACTTTCATGTAGATCTTAAGGTTCGAGTCAAGACCCGGTCTGAATGTATGGAAGCTCATATTTTCAAGTCCACTTTTACCACTGCTGAGAAGGGTAAGAACTTGGCTCCGAAATGAGGGAAGAAGATATAGTGGTGGTGCATGTCTTGGATGTTAAGCCTTTTACTTTGGTTTGTCCTCAACGGAGTACTCCTCCTACCTTTTATATGTTCAACAGATTGTTAATTCATCTTGGGGTTGCTTTACCCTTTACTTCTTTTGAGTGTGAAGTTTTTCGGCCTGCTAACGTTGCCCCTAGCCAACTTCATCCCAATAATTGGTCCTTTGTTAGGGCTTTTGAAATATTGTGTGGTGGGTTGGAAATAGAGTCTTTTTTCATTacgagtttttttttctcattacCAAATTAGGGGGCTTGAGCCAAACAAATGGGTTTCTATAAGTGCTCAAACAAATAGAGGTCGTTTTATCTCCTTTGCAAAAATCTTCAAAAACTTTAAAGATAGCTATTTCTTTGTTCGCCATGACAAGAACGATCGTGAACTTATGTTTGATCATGATGGATAACACATGTTCCCTTTCTATTGGACATCAAATCCGGTAGTCGTGAAGGGAGTTGGCCCGGACCGTGAACTTATTTtactaacttataacttatcgtcttttctttcatttttaccattattattttaattgaaatcCGATTTTATCctttacaatttattttaatttgaaacaaaataattataagCTTGGAATACAAAACATCTCTcggatgtatatatatatgtacatgttactttttattttacttatgcAATTTCATATTGAGGCTTCACAAAGAGATAAGAAGGACGAGTGATTACTTTTGCAAtatatatcaaatttattttcttccGTTGTTTATGATATGGCCATTGTAGAAAACCCTTCtcatagtttgtttgatggatTACAATTTTGAATCTAGAGCTTCTagtattgaaaaaatatatattgttaaaGCATAAAGTCAATTTTCAAGTATCAGAAGTTGGTTAACATACATGTACACTTTGACTTTGACGTGAAagatatattacattaaaataaaattaaaattaaaataaaatatattatataaaaaattaatctaataataatatataaaagttatattacattaatgaatttaaattaccatatcttaaatataaattttgttattaattaaaatgttatttttgtcattttacatttatcatcTAGTTGAACTGTTAATTTTACGGAACACTTCAATTATTTTATCAGCTATCCGCCGTTTTTCCCATACATTTTTTTGACGTTGTATTTCCAATCCCATACATAGCCTATATAAAGTCGTGTATTCCCAATCCCTAatgaaattgtgattttttttaaactggCCGCTACTTATTTTTTAAACCAATTTGGttctttgaatttatttttatttttttacaataacttGGTTCTTTGAATTTGAAACCATAATAACTTGATAGAATCACATCTATATAGTCGATTATTTCAAACGGTACAAAAAATATGAGGTGATGTATTTGGGAGTATCCGCTACCTAAAGAGCAGACAAgtgtattttaataaatttgtatGATGCACGTGAAAATGGATAAGGTGAACAACGTCAATTTTCAAATATGAAATTGCTACCTCCACCCCAacccaaattttaaaaatttaaaataggatGAGTTCAAATGAAACACTTATTATTACATAACTAGTAATAGCATAGTAGCATATGGACCATCTCCAAACCAATATGATTTACatttactttgtcaaaaaaaaattgatttacatTTACTTAtccattatttttcttcttttttggtgAAATTCTTATCCATCCAATCTTTACTAACTTCATACTATACTTCATACAATACATGTGCTTGACTGAGccaaaaagaaattcaaaattaaGATTGTTTCATAAATgtgaatttattattttcacGTGATACAAGATTACTAGCatcattttactattttagtCACTAGAGGTGGAGATTTTGTGGTTCCAAACTTCCTATCCACTTTACCATTTCAAatatgttattaaaaatgtgATACTACAAATACATTAGGTCTTCATTTCTTCTCTTACTGgtataattttgattatatGCCCTTGGttgattaaaagtaataattttgattttttatgacttctttttttggttgaaatgattttatgatattttttttacaagcaTGATTTTATGACCTTTCGatctttaatataaaaaaaaagaaactatttcttagattcattgaaaatttaatatatttagtctataatataaatgGGTACATTAGATTCTAagtgaatataaaaaattaaaaatatttatattaaagaTTAGATGAAGTAACTTATAAACGAATCTATTTTCTTTTGTCAACGGGAgtcaaaattttgtttcttaatttttttagttaaaagaACAATTCGAGCTTTTTGGACATCATTCTTGGCCCATTCGTTATTGGTACTTTCGAGCTAAAAACCCAGTAAATTATCGCATTGACCAAAGACACCTCACAAAACCcgattatacttttttttttaacaagcaaaaACCGATTATCCTaagatgatttatttatttatttttgttgaaaattcaATTATCCTAATTAGTTAAGCCAGTTGGTCACCCACCAGCTAGCTGTGATCAGTCTCTGTGTGGACATCAATAAAATTGGATGGCTTCTAAACTTGTTTGATCATGAGCATCAATAAAAGCATAAGTATTTGAAGACTATTCGTcattgaatttcattttttttttttttttcttaaatgcagttttgatcctctattttgaattttttaaagttttggtccccctatttcaaaaaccaactttttagtccccctattttagattttttgtactttttgtCCCCCACTtcattttgagtcaattttcaTAATGTGGCAGATGACACATGGAAACTACAGTTACACGTgacattattgtttattttatttcaataaatcattttattaaaatttattttgattaataaaatattaaataaataaataaattaaaacagaTTAATcccaaaaattactaattttccCAGATTTCGTCATCTACGATCATCATCTCATCTCAAATCTAGATTTTTTCCTCATTCCATCTTCAAAATTAGGGAATGCTTTGTTGAGTTGGTTTCCCTTTAGGTCTGCAGTTTTATGCTATGAGGAAAGTTATAGAACAAATAAACTTGGACGGTAAATAggtaattttattgatattgggAAACCATGAACGATTTCCTGATTGAAAAACATGGAAAAATTTCTTATTCACATTAGTAAGATTTTTGGTTACGAGGAGTTAAGTGGAAGAAATGGAGAAAGGTTTTGGTGGGGTTGGTGATGAAGTTgaataaatttggatttttttttttgttgatagacgaatAAATTTGGATTTGGAGATGAGAGGATGAACACAACTATGATGATGAAGAATTCTAGGAAAATTAGGGATTTTTGGGattaatctcttttaattaattaatttaatattttattaatcaaaataattatttttttactgtaatcaaaataatttttaataaatgatttattgaaataaaataaataataatgccACGTGTAATTATAGTGTCCATGTGTCATCTACCACATCAtgaaaattgactcaaaatgaagtgggggatcaaaagtacaaaaaatctaaaatagggggactgaaaagttggtttttgaaataggggaccaaaacttcaaaaaattcaaaataaaggatcaaaactgcatttaaacctttttttttttatttgggtttAACTTTAAgatgttttttaatttgatttttgtggTTTATGTTTTTAGATTTGAAGATGATGCTATCTATCCTGATAGTGATAATccggtttaaaaaaaaatatacagtatgtttaatatttttggcttaaatgcatttttgatccccctattttcaaaaaaatgaagttttggtccccctattttaaaaaccaactttttagtccccctattttcatttttttttagttttgatcccccatcctattttgggcttaattttgttgatgtggcatcgtcactaatgcatatcagcgtccacgtggacaaatttaatattcatgtcattatttgtttttaattcaataaaacttattttataaaataatttaattaaacctaagaaagttcattaaaataaaaaatccaaaaattcacaacaactaatttattaaacctaagaaaaaacaaacaatcacaacatggacattatcctctttgattcatatcaaataattgcatattgaaagcaagttttgtgtttcaagaaccttcaactttcatcatcatccaactttatataaaaccaatctagaattaaacttcaaacttaaaacaatttttgggttttcattcaaactaatccaaagtcatagatagtttaaagagtatgagtaatttctattgaaacacaaaatcatctctaatttcttttcgtttttaaaaatctaaaaattgttgagtttgaacggaaaccATAAAATTAGTGAAATCCATAAGGAAGGATTCTCTCCgacggtgaataaaattctagtagttgaaggtttgataattagagtttcaaatttcatattttataatatttaacaattattatttcagttgaatatataattctaacaattaaaatattttataaataaagttttattgaatttaaaaatatataataattacatggatattaaatttgtcaacatgaatgttgccacatcattagttacaaggccacatcaacaaaattaactccaaaataggatgggggatcaaaactcaaaaaaagtgaaaatagggggactaaaaagttggtttttaaaatagggggaccaaaacttcatttttttga
Coding sequences within it:
- the LOC123899608 gene encoding rop guanine nucleotide exchange factor 5, with amino-acid sequence MDTLSQNSQKKIDGSLSSFTDSSVESRTTSFNGSNSSSSISTSEEAKSNGFSSNTPLGWPILKATLSNSKRLNSDEKENKHKSKLEHSKFTTIDLKISDVDMMKERFAKLLLGEDMSGSGKGVCTALAISNAITNLCATAFGQLWRLEPLPCEKKEMWQREMEWLLSVSDHIVELIPSWQTFPDGKKLEVMTCRPRTDICINLPALRKLDNMLLEILDSFTATEFWYVDQGIVAADADGSGSFRKSIQRQEEKWWLPVPRVPPEGLSENSRKNLNHSRESASQILKAAMSINSIVLAEMEVPESYLETLPKNGRTCLGDFIYRYITSDQFSSECLLDCLDLSSEHTALEIANRLEAAIYVWRRRSHHKSSPSPNRSTTKSSWGIVKDFMLDGDKRELLANRAENILNSLKHRFPGLTQTTLDTCKIQCNKDVGKSILESYSRVLESMAFNIVSRIDDLSYVDDLTKHSDKFALVPHTTVNIVSQQKISRPFSVSVSGTPHKAAFGTPKFSPVPLISPVRGERTPFLHNNNNNNVNNIKPQRRGFGVRRALSNYLGVETKTKTCTNSTEVNCSNPGSKKTEQPEQQCQKETCAAKNKTK